A window from Peromyscus eremicus chromosome 1, PerEre_H2_v1, whole genome shotgun sequence encodes these proteins:
- the Atg16l2 gene encoding protein Atg16l2 isoform X2, whose translation MAGPGSPGGPSAPAAVWKRHIVRQLRHRDRTQKTLFLELVPAYNHLLEKAELLAKFSEKLKSEPEDVTSTPHRDCWGQFSRPASDRVSSAASLRMKWQQEEKELQLVCGEMAYQVVKKSAALDTLQSQLEERQGRLEALQACVVQLSEARAQQTRQLEELQAENAAQREAYRALLEQAAHQEAALRRLQEEARDLLERLVQRKARAAAECNLRNERRERANQARVSQELKRAAKRTVSISEIPNTLEGGAREEPAPLSPVATPEFLESETCEKWKRPFSFKKRRGHSVGGAPEQRYQSIPVCVSAQIPTQAQDVLDAHLSEVNAVCFGPNSSLLATGGADRLIHLWNVVGGRLEANQTLEGAGGSITSVDFDPSGSQVLAATYNQAAQLWKVGETQSKETLSGHKDKVTAAKFKLTRHQAVTGSRDRTVKEWDLGRAYCSRTINVLSYCNDVVCGDHIIISGHNDQKIRFWDSRGPHCIQVIPVQGRVTSLSLSHDQLHLLSCSRDNTLKVIDLRISNIRQVFRADGFKCSSDWTKAVFSPDRGYALAGSSNGALYIWDVDTGKLESSLQGPHCAAVNAVAWCFSGNHVVSVDQGRKVVLWH comes from the exons ATGGCGGGACCCGGCTCCCCCGGCGGCCCCTCCGCGCCCGCCGCCGTCTGGAAGCGCCACATCGTGCGGCAGCTGCGGCATCGGGACCGCACGCAAAAGACGCTCTTCCTGGAGCTCGTGCCGGCTT ATAACCACCTCCTAGAGAAGGCTGAACTGCTAGCCAAGTTCTCAGAAAAGTTGAAGTCAGAGCCAGAGGATGTCACCTCCACCCCGCATCGGGACTGCTG GGGGCAGTTCTCCCGGCCTGCCTCTGACCGGGTCTCCTCAGCAGCCTCTCTGAGGATGAAGtggcagcaggaggagaaggaactGCAGCTGGTCTGTGGTGAG ATGGCCTACCAGGTGGTGAAGAAGAGCGCAGCCCTAGACACCCTGCAGTCACAGCTGGAGGAGCGCCAGGGCAG GCTGGAAGCCCTGCAAGCCTGCGTGGTACAGCTAAGCGAGGCGCGGGCGCAGCAGACCCGGCAGCTGGAGGAACTGCAGGCGGAGAACGCAGCGCAGAGAGAAGCCTACCGGGCGCTGCTAGAGCAAGCAGCACACCAGGAGGCCGCACTGCGCAGGCTCCAGGAGGAGGCACGGGACCTGCTGGAGCGGCTTGTGCAGCGTAAAGCGCGTGCGGCTGCCGAGTGCAATCTGCGTAATGAGCGAAGAGAGAG GGCCAACCAAGCCCGGGTGTCCCAGGAGCTGAAGAGAGCGGCTAAGCGGACTGTGAGCATCAGCGA GATCCCAAACACTCTAGAAGGTGGGGCCAGGGAGGAGCCTGCACCTCTATCTCCTGTTGCTACACCCGAGTTCCTGGAGAGTGAGACTTGTGAGAAATGGAAGAGGCCTTTCAG CTTCAAGAAGAGGCGAGGTCACTCGGTTGGGGGTGCCCCTGAGCAGCGGTACCAAagcattcctgtgtgtgtatctgctcAGATTCCTACCCAGGCTCAGGATGTCTTG GATGCCCATCTCTCTGAGGTCAATGCTGTTTGTTTCGGCCCCAACAGCAGCCTCCTGGCCACTGGAGGGGCTGACCGGCTTATCCACCTCTGGAATGTCGTGGGAG GTCGCCTGGAGGCCAACCAGACCCTCGAAGGAGCTGGTGGCAGCATCACCAGTGTGGATTTTGACCCCTCG GGCTCCCAGGTTTTGGCAGCTACTTACAACCAGGCTGCCCAGCTCTGGAAGGTGGGGGAGACACAGTCCAAG GAAACGTTGTCTGGACATAAGGACAAAGTGACAGCTGCCAAATTCAAGCTAACAAGGCATCAGGCAGTGACTGGGAGCCGGGACCGGACTGTGAAGGAATGGGACCTGGGCCGCGCCTACT GTTCCAGGACCATCAATGTACTTTCCTACTGTAATGACGTGGTGTGCGGCGACCACATCATCATCAGTGGCCACAATGACCAGAAGATCCGGTTCTGGGACAGCAG GGGCCCCCACTGCATCCAGGTCATCCCTGTACAGGGCCGGGTTACCTCCCTGAGCCTCAGCCATGACCAGCTGCATCTGCTTAGCTGTTCCCGAGACAATACACTCAAGGTCATCGACCTGCGAATCAGCAATATCCGACAGGTGTTCAG GGCGGATGGCTTCAAGTGCAGTTCTGACTGGACCAAAGCTGTGTTCAG CCCTGACAGAGGCTATGCGCTGGCAGGCTCCTCAAATGGAGCCCTGTACATCTGGGATGTGGACACTGGGAAACTGGAGAGCAGCCTACAGGGACCGCACTG TGCCGCTGTCAACGCTGTGGCCTGGTGCTTCTCTGGGAACCATGTTGTGAGTGTGGACCAAGGCAGGAAGGTGGTGCTCTGGCACTAG
- the Atg16l2 gene encoding protein Atg16l2 isoform X1 encodes MAGPGSPGGPSAPAAVWKRHIVRQLRHRDRTQKTLFLELVPAYNHLLEKAELLAKFSEKLKSEPEDVTSTPHRDCWGQFSRPASDRVSSAASLRMKWQQEEKELQLVCGEMAYQVVKKSAALDTLQSQLEERQGRLEALQACVVQLSEARAQQTRQLEELQAENAAQREAYRALLEQAAHQEAALRRLQEEARDLLERLVQRKARAAAECNLRNERRERANQARVSQELKRAAKRTVSISEIPNTLEGGAREEPAPLSPVATPEFLESETCEKWKRPFRSASATSLTLSRCMDVVKGLLDFKKRRGHSVGGAPEQRYQSIPVCVSAQIPTQAQDVLDAHLSEVNAVCFGPNSSLLATGGADRLIHLWNVVGGRLEANQTLEGAGGSITSVDFDPSGSQVLAATYNQAAQLWKVGETQSKETLSGHKDKVTAAKFKLTRHQAVTGSRDRTVKEWDLGRAYCSRTINVLSYCNDVVCGDHIIISGHNDQKIRFWDSRGPHCIQVIPVQGRVTSLSLSHDQLHLLSCSRDNTLKVIDLRISNIRQVFRADGFKCSSDWTKAVFSPDRGYALAGSSNGALYIWDVDTGKLESSLQGPHCAAVNAVAWCFSGNHVVSVDQGRKVVLWH; translated from the exons ATGGCGGGACCCGGCTCCCCCGGCGGCCCCTCCGCGCCCGCCGCCGTCTGGAAGCGCCACATCGTGCGGCAGCTGCGGCATCGGGACCGCACGCAAAAGACGCTCTTCCTGGAGCTCGTGCCGGCTT ATAACCACCTCCTAGAGAAGGCTGAACTGCTAGCCAAGTTCTCAGAAAAGTTGAAGTCAGAGCCAGAGGATGTCACCTCCACCCCGCATCGGGACTGCTG GGGGCAGTTCTCCCGGCCTGCCTCTGACCGGGTCTCCTCAGCAGCCTCTCTGAGGATGAAGtggcagcaggaggagaaggaactGCAGCTGGTCTGTGGTGAG ATGGCCTACCAGGTGGTGAAGAAGAGCGCAGCCCTAGACACCCTGCAGTCACAGCTGGAGGAGCGCCAGGGCAG GCTGGAAGCCCTGCAAGCCTGCGTGGTACAGCTAAGCGAGGCGCGGGCGCAGCAGACCCGGCAGCTGGAGGAACTGCAGGCGGAGAACGCAGCGCAGAGAGAAGCCTACCGGGCGCTGCTAGAGCAAGCAGCACACCAGGAGGCCGCACTGCGCAGGCTCCAGGAGGAGGCACGGGACCTGCTGGAGCGGCTTGTGCAGCGTAAAGCGCGTGCGGCTGCCGAGTGCAATCTGCGTAATGAGCGAAGAGAGAG GGCCAACCAAGCCCGGGTGTCCCAGGAGCTGAAGAGAGCGGCTAAGCGGACTGTGAGCATCAGCGA GATCCCAAACACTCTAGAAGGTGGGGCCAGGGAGGAGCCTGCACCTCTATCTCCTGTTGCTACACCCGAGTTCCTGGAGAGTGAGACTTGTGAGAAATGGAAGAGGCCTTTCAG GTCTGCCTCGGCCACCTCTCTGACACTGTCCCGCTGTATGGATGTGGTGAAGGGGCTGCTGga CTTCAAGAAGAGGCGAGGTCACTCGGTTGGGGGTGCCCCTGAGCAGCGGTACCAAagcattcctgtgtgtgtatctgctcAGATTCCTACCCAGGCTCAGGATGTCTTG GATGCCCATCTCTCTGAGGTCAATGCTGTTTGTTTCGGCCCCAACAGCAGCCTCCTGGCCACTGGAGGGGCTGACCGGCTTATCCACCTCTGGAATGTCGTGGGAG GTCGCCTGGAGGCCAACCAGACCCTCGAAGGAGCTGGTGGCAGCATCACCAGTGTGGATTTTGACCCCTCG GGCTCCCAGGTTTTGGCAGCTACTTACAACCAGGCTGCCCAGCTCTGGAAGGTGGGGGAGACACAGTCCAAG GAAACGTTGTCTGGACATAAGGACAAAGTGACAGCTGCCAAATTCAAGCTAACAAGGCATCAGGCAGTGACTGGGAGCCGGGACCGGACTGTGAAGGAATGGGACCTGGGCCGCGCCTACT GTTCCAGGACCATCAATGTACTTTCCTACTGTAATGACGTGGTGTGCGGCGACCACATCATCATCAGTGGCCACAATGACCAGAAGATCCGGTTCTGGGACAGCAG GGGCCCCCACTGCATCCAGGTCATCCCTGTACAGGGCCGGGTTACCTCCCTGAGCCTCAGCCATGACCAGCTGCATCTGCTTAGCTGTTCCCGAGACAATACACTCAAGGTCATCGACCTGCGAATCAGCAATATCCGACAGGTGTTCAG GGCGGATGGCTTCAAGTGCAGTTCTGACTGGACCAAAGCTGTGTTCAG CCCTGACAGAGGCTATGCGCTGGCAGGCTCCTCAAATGGAGCCCTGTACATCTGGGATGTGGACACTGGGAAACTGGAGAGCAGCCTACAGGGACCGCACTG TGCCGCTGTCAACGCTGTGGCCTGGTGCTTCTCTGGGAACCATGTTGTGAGTGTGGACCAAGGCAGGAAGGTGGTGCTCTGGCACTAG